The Fervidobacterium sp. sequence TTTGACAGTTCCAAAAGGAGCATGTTTGCTCGCAATTTTCGTAAGCTCATCTATATCACTCTTTGTAAATCCTACCTCATTTAACGTGACAGGTGCCCCCATTGAAGAGTACAACTTTTTAAGTTCTTCTATTGTGGTTTCAGGCGTTATCTCTCCGTTTAACTCAAGGACATTTTTACCAAATTTAATTAACTTTTCCGATATTTTATCTTTGACATACGTCATCCAAGCTGGAAAAACAATTGCAAGTCCTGCACCATGAGCAACATCAGGATTTAAAGCGCTGATCGCATGTTCAAGCTCGTGCGAGGACCAATCTCCTCCGTTGGTACCTATGCCCGTTAGGCCGTTAAGTGCAAGTGTAGTGGCAAGACAGAAGTTGGCACGCGCTTCATAATTTTCCGCTTCTCTCAGTATAATTTGCGTAGTTTGAATAAGCGTTTTAATTATACTCTCATCGACTTTGTCTATCAGGGTGCTACCTGATGTATCGAAATAATATTCCATAACATGACTAATAGCATCGATAGCACCGTACACTACTTGTTCTTTTGGGAGCGTAAATTGCGTTGTTGGATCTACTATAGATACAACAGGATAAACGTGCTTTGAACTGAAGTAAAACTTCTCCTTTGTCTGTTCATTTGTAACAACAGCATTTCCGTTCATTTCTGTACCCGTTGCAGACATTGTTAATATCACGTAGAGTGGAAGTGCTTTCCTAACATTATACTTTCCTACGAAAGCATCCCATATATCGCCCTCATAGTAAAATCCTGCAGCTATTGCTTTTGCACTATCAACAACACTTCCTCCACCAACTGCAAGAATAGCCTGAACGTTGTTTTGTCTTGCAACCTCTATAGCTTCATGTACCTTCGATAGTACAGGGTTTGGTCGAACACCGGATACTTCCACTTTTTCCACACCATTTTCAATCAGCGATCTGACAACTCTTTCGTATACACCATTCCTCTTTATCGAACCACTTCCATAGAGCAAAAGTACCTTCTTTATGCCATCTTTCTTAAGGTATTCACCTATCTTTTCCACTGTACCTTTCCCAAAGACTAGTTTTGTCGGATTATGAAACACAAAATTTTCCACTTTGTTCACCCCCACTTTTTGAAATTCTTATACATGATCAGTATTTATCATTATACCACCAAGTCTTCTCAAAATCAAAAATAGGTAGGCAAAAAGCCTACCTATTTTTCTCGTTTATTATCTTTGATACATTGACCTATTTAGTTTCAATAAAGAACTTTTCATCTGGAACTTTCGGCATACCCTCTGGATAAAGCTCATTAAGCCTTCTTAAATAATTAAGCACTTCCTCTTTGCAGTCCTTTGAAGATACATAGTTGTACTGACTTCTTGAGAGAGAGGTTTTCAACACATTAGTTGGAATACCTAATTGTTTACTCGTTATTTCAACAGCTTTATCTATGTTATTGTAAGACCAGTTTAGGCTTGCAATGAAAGATTTCTCAAAGAGCCTTACTGTATTTAAGTAATCCTGCAACTTTCCAGTCACAAATATTCCGGTTATAGGAATACCATATTTGGTTCCACTGGCTTTGTTCCATTCGTCCTGTAAGTCAAGGATTATTTTTCCTTTTGACAGTGTCATCGTTACGAAAGGTTCGGGAATCGCCGCTAATCTTATCTTACCTGAGTTAAATAGTGATACTATTTCCTGAGGCTGTGCGTACGCAAATGTAACGTCTTTATCTGGTTCCAACCCGTTTTTGACAAGTAAATATCTCATCACAACATCGGCAGTTTGACCCCGTCCGTGAGCAGTGTATATCTTCTCACCCTTTAGGCTTTGATAATTTTTAAATTCAAAATCGGTTGAAGCAACGACATAAAATAATCGCCAACTGTATACACCAACAAGTCTTACGTCAATACCTTTTGTATACAAATTTGCAGCAAATGTTACTGGTAAAGCTGCAAAGTTCACTTTCTTAGATACAATATAGGCCGTAGCCTCATCGAGTGTCTTCCAAAACCTCATATCAAGTGCGATATCGGTTTTAACCTCTTTACCAATCAGCCCAGCTACAGGGAAGATCGTTGGACCAAAAGGATTGATAAAACTTACTGCATAGATCCAGATGGAAAGAAAAATCATAGCAAGTACGAAAAACTTTTTAGTCATACACTCCACCTCCTCATAATTTCCGATAGTATAGCTGATTCCATTTTTTGAAATTCTTCAGATAGTGCATTCTTTGGTATGTGTTTTGTCTTAAATTCTCCAATTATTCTGCTTGGTTTATCACTAAGTAATATAATTCTATCTGCTAACAAGAGCGCTTCACGTATATCGTGAGTAACAAGGATCATCGAAAAATTTCCTATTTTTCTTTTTTCTATAATATCTTCTATTATTGAAAGCTTCATATGGACATCCAAAGAAGCAAAAGGTTCATCCAAAAACAAAACTTCTGGATCTGAGATTAAAGCCCTTGCCAAGTTCACCCTTTGCTTCATACCGCCACTGAGCTTTGAAGGTAAGTAATGAGCAAAGTTTTCCAGACTAAATGTCTTGAGAATGGAAAGAGCCCTTTGTTCATCATTATAAACAAACAAAATATTTTCAAGTACATTTTTCCAAGGTATCAATCTTGGCTCTTGAAAAACATAACCTATCTTTGAAAAGTATTTTTGTATATATCCATTGTAGTTTTTGTCAATCCCTGCTACGATTTTTAAGAGTGTTGTCTTTCCACAACCAGATGGACCAAGAAACGCTACTGATTCGCCTTTAAGTAGCTCAAAAGATAAATTTTCTATAACTTTTAGTTTTCCAAAGAATTTTTCCAGATTTTTAACACTCAATATTACATCATTCACACTAATTCCCAATTCTTAAGTAACCTCCTTACAAGCCTATGAACAATGCTTTCTACAATCAATCCTATAGTTATTATTACGATTGTGTAAGCATAAACTTTTTCGACAGAAACAGACTGCCTTGCCCAAGCTATCAGCACACCAATCCCTTTTTCCCCACACATATATTCTGCAACAACAACAACCTTCCACACATTTCCAATGACAACCTGAAGTGTTGAAACAAATTGAGGGATTATTGAACCAAGATACACATCCTTCAAGATCCTACTTTTTCGTACATTGTAGACATGTGCCATCTCGATAAGTCTTTTGTCAGTTGTCTGGATACCAACTGCTGTTGATAAAATTGCGTGCGGAAGCAACGATAGAAAGCTAACAACAACAGGTCCAGTCCAACCAATACCCCAAATGAACATCACAAGCGCAAGCCAGGTTACTATTGGAAATGCTTGCATGAACAGTATAAAAGGTCGTGAGATCTCATAGAGAATATCGTTCAGACCAACCAAGAAACCTAACACCACACCAACAAAAACTACAGAAAAAAGCACAACCAATACCTTTGACAATGTTTGTACCAAGTTCATCCAGAAAATTTGTTTAGTTATTTCATCTGCTATCGTCAAAAAAACACTCAAAGGATTGGGTAGTATCAACTGTGAATTGATAAGATATGATGCAATTGTCCAGATGAAAAATATAAATAATATGCCGACAATATAATTAGCTTTTTCTACCAATGTTTATCTCCTTTCATTTAGGATTATTCAAATCGTCCTCTAAGTTTGTAATGTATGAAAAAATTGACATGGTATAAACAAATTTGATATAATATTAAAGGTACAAGTTTCGGTTTCGTATTTACTTTTTATTGAATTCCATTAAAGGAGGTGTATCTCATGGCAAGAGATATTACAGTGAGAACGGTTATGGCTGTCTTGGTTGACAAAAGAGAACAAGCCGCTGTTGAAGTACAAAAACTTTTAACAGAGTATGGTTGTTATATAAAAACAAGGCTTGGTCTTCATGAAGGTGCAGGTCAATATTGTTCGCCAGTTGGTTTAATTATACTAGAGCTTGTTGACGATGAAACAAAGCATGATGAGCTTTGCCAAAAGTTAAACCAAATTGATGGTGTAACGGCCAAGTACATGAAACTTGAGCTGTGAACAAATGATCTATTAAAATTTTCAAAGACAACGTATGATAACAAAATGGTCAGCGGTACGCTGACCACTTATTTTTATTATACCATATTGGAAATGTATCCAGATTTTCGATAGCCGTAACCTTCCCCTACTTTTAAACCTAAACCTTTTATCATTGTCCTTGTGCACTCAACACACGCAGTGTCTTTTTCAAACAAACATATTTTTCCCGGGTAAAGTGAATAATTGGGTCTGTAAGGATTCGGTGTTAAATTCGGCATTATTACATTGGCGCCGTATTTCAAACCGAGCTGCCTTCCAAATGGATTTATAGAACCAAGTGCTGTTGTGGCAGGTATATTAGCAGTTGGTATTATTATCCTTGCAAGTGCAATCATCTTAAGTGTTGTATACAAATCACCGCCACCTTGATTTGCTAAGGGTGTATCGGGATTAGGTATAAACGGTCCTATACCTATCATATCTGCATCAAGTTCTTTTAAAAAAGCAAGATCGAGCGCCAGATCGTAATATGTCTGACCAGGAAGACCAACCATACAGCCTGCACCAGTTTCGTAACCAAGGCGTTTCAATTCAAAAAGATGTGCTTTTCTGCTTTCAAATGAATCACCAGGGTGCAGCTTAGCATAAAGTGATTTAGAAGCCGTTTCATGACGCATTAGATATCTATCAGCTCCAAATTCTTTCCAGATTCTATACTCTTCAAAAGTACGTTCTCCTATACTCAAAGTTATTGCAACGTCCAATTTCTTTATTTCGGTTATCAAAGTATTTATCATTTCTGTTGTGTAATACGGATCTTCCCCTGATTGAAGGACAATAGTTTTAATACCAAGCCTTGCAATAAGTTTTGCCCTTTCTATAATTTCCTCCAGGCTCATCCGGTAACGAACAAGATTCTTATTCTCTGATCTAAGACCACAGTACAGACAACGTTGAGAACAATAATTAGAAAATTCAATAATAGCTCTTAAGTGGACTTCTTCACCAACATATTTTTTTCTTATCTCGTCAGCTTTCTGAAATATTTCTTCGTTGTGTTTATTTGTACTAAGCAGATAGGTAATATAGTCTAAATTCACGCTTTGAATTTTTTCAAGCTCTATCATACAACCACCTCAGGTTATTTTTTTAAGTAGTAAGTAATGAAGTTAGAAATCTCTGTCAGTACTTCGGAACCTTTTAATTCCTTTTGTGAAAAAACAACATATTTATCATCCTCGTAAACTATAAAGCCTTCTGTGTAACTTTCTTGTCCAGCTCTTGCTATACAAGATAATCTCTTACCTATTTTTTCACAGATCCAAACTTTTGTGTTGAATCTTTCGGCAATCGGGGAGAGTAATTTACTGAGTTTTTCAAAATCTGACATCGCGCTCACCACGTTCAATTCTTTCAAGGTACTTAATCACGAGTTCTTTATTGTTAATCTTTTCGATTTCTTCTTGGATTAGCTTGTTACCAAGTGTTTTCGTTTGCTCTGAAGCATAGTCATTTAAGTATTCTTTTAGCGTAAATAGTGCATTCGGAGTACAGAACCTTTTAACAAAACCAGGAATAGCAAATTCCATAAAGTGTTCACCCGTTCGTCCCATTCTGTAGCAAGCAGTACAGAATGATGGTATATAACCTTCTTGGAGTAAATCATATATAACTTCTTCAAGCGACCGATTATCCCCGAGTATAAATTGACTTTTTCTGATCTTTTCTGGATCACTTTGTGAATAAGAGCCTATACCTATACTCGAACCACCATCTATTTGTGAAACTCCCATCTTAAGTACTTCTTTTCTAAGATGCGCTGGTTCTCGTGCTGTGAGGATCATACCAGTGTACGGTACAGCCAGTCTTATTATTGCAACTAATTTCTTGAAATCATCATCACTGACCTTAGCTGGTGGATTATAACTTAATTCACTACCAAGTGCTGGTTCAATCCTCGGGAACGATATCGTGTGGGGGCCCACACCAAATCGCTCTTCTAAATGAATTGTATGATAAATTAGTCCCATGACCTCATATTTCCAATTATATAAACCGAAGAGTGCGCCTATACCAACATCGTCTATACCAGCAAGCATCGCTCTGTCAAGACCGTATAACCGCCAAGCATAATTTGACTTTGGTCCTCTTGGGTGTAATTTTTTATACGTTGGTTGATGGTAAGTTTCTTGGAAAATTTGAAACGTTCCGATACCAGCTTCCTTTATGATCTTGTAACCTTCCACTGTTTGTGGAGCAGCATTCACATTTACTCTTCTTATCTCACCATTTCCAACTTTTGTATCGTAAATTATTCTTATAGTTTCCGCAATAAACTCCGGACTATATCTTGGATGTTCACCATAGACAACTATCAAACGTTTGTGTCCTTTCGACACAAGTGCTTCTACTTCTCTTCTTAGTTCTTCAAATGTTAGTGTCTTTCTATAAACTTCTGAGTTTGAATTTCTGAAACCACAGTATACACAGTCGTTAACACAATCGTTCCCTATGTAAAGTGGTGCAAAAAGTACTATCCTGTTACCGTATATCCTCTCTTTCAACGTTCTTGCCGCATGAAAAATCTCTTCAAGTAGCTTTTCGTCTTCAACATTAAGAAGTGTCGCAACTTCATCGGGTTCCAGCCTATTTTTGTTGAGAGACTTTTCAAGAATTTCCCTGACTTTCACTTTATCAGGCGATTTCGTAACTTCGAGTAACTCAAATATCTCTGCCTCTGGAATAAATGTTTTTTCATTGTCTATTTCTTTTGTGAACACATACATAAAAATACCTCCTTCATTTAATAAAATCATGTCTGTAGATTAGATAAGATAAAAGAGCCTTTAATAATTATTAATTTCAGTTCATTGATCGAGTTAAAATCTTTATCAAGCAAAGAAACAAAAATATAACAAACATCTTTGATCAATTCACCGCTATACTTTTAACTTTTACTCCTTTTATATTTCCAAGTTTTCCCGTGAATGAACCAATAATATCATTCGTCGCTTTTACTATTAAAAAAACAATCGCTATATTTTCATCTGGAACTGGATATCCAACCCTCAATCTAATAATCTCCGAATACTGATGTAATAATTCATTGACCTTTGAATACGCATTTTCCCTGTCGGTAACTATGATATCGATGGTGTAGTACCTTTCTCCCACATTAATCCCTCCATTATCCTTATGATCAAAAAATTAAATCCCCTTCCCTTGTGTACCAAGGAAAGGGGATAATTTTAGAAAGAAAACAAAAATTCGCACTCAACTCTCCCCTTTCCTTGGTGTCAGAAATGATTCCTCCACCTCAGAAAGATGTGTAATCCGATTATATGAGAAAATATTCACATGCTTTCGTATCTATTTTACTACGAAATATAAAAAAATCTACAGTCAAATATTTGAAAATGTCAAAACTTATCATCAATTATCATCAAATAAATGAAAAATATTTTAGCTATCTCAATGTTCATCTTTGTGCTATAATATGTAAAAAACTCAACTGAGAGAGAATGTCTAAATGGCAATCTTGATTGAAAAAGTTAACCACTTTGACGAAATAACAAAAAATTTAGCTTATGCGTAGTTGAAAACAAAAGCAGAACTTCAAAAATTCAAAAATGAGATGAATACACTCAAAGATGAATGACAACTTTATGAAAGCTCCAAAGATGAAATGAGCGGGTTCAAAGACTGATGTAAGAATACAACATAAAAAGACTCATGAAAGGTGAGAAAACTCTGGGGTGACTTGAAAAAAATATGAACACCTGTTGAAAATATATTCGCTCCATCAATTGACATCGTAATTGAGAAGTACTTTAAAGTAAAGCTTGATGATGTTAGTATGAATAGATTGATTAGCAAAGGTCAAGATACACTCAAGATAGATATTCTTGGTGTATCCCATGAAACAAAGAAAGCTTTTGTTTGGAGGTAAAAGAAGGTCCTGATCGTGTTGAATACGTAGAAAGATCCCAAGAAAGTCTATCTAGACTCAAAGAATCCTTACCATCCTTGGAGAATTATGAGATAGTAGGTATTTACGCAAGTTTAGACATGAGGGACTTTACGACTATCCAGCTTAACAATCGGGGAATTTATGCATTGATAATTCAAGCAGATATGTTTGAGATCCCAAATTCGATTAGTTTCGGTAAGGTTAAGAAACTAAAGCGGTGGAGTTCCACATCGTTTTAGTTTTAATAAGCAAATTCACTCGCGAGGTGCAGAGTTATTATATCCTTTGGTGGTGATTCTTATGCAAAAGAAGATTTTAACCCTTTCATTTTTCTTATTCGTCAATCTGCTATTCGCGGCTTTTGTAACATTCAAATCAGAAGTTTCTGTCTTTCCAGGTCCTGTGTTTATGAAGGATGTGATCGAAGAGACAGATATCGATACACCTACTCTCGAAAAAATTATTGTTGCTTATGTCTCAAGTAATTCAAAGTTGTCTTTAAATAAGAAGTATCTATTAAACTTATTGAAGCGTCATGTCGGGATTGTTGATACAAAACCTGATGATTTGCCAATTGTTATAATAGCAAGTAAACAAACAGTTGAAAGCAGCAAAAGCGATAGCAAGTACAATATTGTAACAAAAGATAAGGTTAACAGTATTGTGTTGCTTGAGTTGTACAAGAACTATCCCTCTGATACACAATTCAATTTAAAATGGCAATCAGGGAGTATTGTTGAACATGATGATTATGTTATTTCTATTCAAATTTCAAATAGAGCTTCACCTTTTGTACGAATAACATTACGAAGATCGGGTAAAGTAGTGGGTTATCTGACATTTCAGTACGAAGCTATACTTCTTAGGAAAGTTGCAGTCGCAAAAAGAAAGATAGAAAAGGAAGAAATTATAGGTGTAAATGATGTTGAATTTACAGTGATTAATGTGTACTCTATAGCCAAAATTCCAGTTTTGCCAGAAGATTTACCGGCTTTATCCGATAAGATTTTTCAAAAAGGCGAAATACTTGATGGTAAATACCTAAAAGATGTTCCTATAGTTGTCAAAGGGCAAATTTTAAAAGCTGTTAGTAATGTTGGCGGTGTGACTGTCTCAACCTTAGTACAATCTCTGGAGCATGGTTATGTTGGAAATGTTATAAGTGTAAAAAACCTCGATAGTGGAAAGATTTTAAGGGGTACTGTACAAGAAGATGGAACAATAATTGTTTTGGAGGTGAAGTAGTTGACTAGGAATGTTTTAGTTTTTTTATTCTTCGTGACTTTTACAATATTGTTCTCCTCTTCGCTTTATACAACATCTTCAAATAATCAATTCAAAAATTTGCTTGGAGAGTATAAAGCAACAAGAGTTGGTGATGCAATTACTATTGTGGTGTTTGAATCTCCACGGATTTCTACCTCATCTCAGGTCAATTCTCTCACAAATGCATTTATAAATGCTATAAACACTGGTACGAAACTTGTTGGACTCGACTTGAGTAAATATCTTCCAGCAAATCCTTCTCCAAATGACAAAAGGGATAATAAAAGTCAAGCCAATGCTGTAGTTCAATTGACAGCTGTTGTAAAACAAGTTGATGAGAGCGGTAAAATGTTTGTCGAAGGACGAAAACAGATAAAAGTAGGTAACGACTTAAGGGAAATAATCGTAACAGGTTGGGTGCATCCTCAGGCAATTAAACCAGGAAATATTGTAAATTCCACAGATTTGATAAACGCACAGATATGGGAAAACGGTAAGTTGGTTTTTCAAGATGATCCTCAACAAAGTACTTGGCTTGGATTGTTACTCTCAGCGATAGCCAGCTTCTTCAAATAAATTTAATAAAAAATGTGTTGGGAGTGATACAAGTGAAAAAAAGAATGCTTGTTTTGGCATCTTTGATTTTAATGTTTTTACTTCCTTCATTATCACTTTCAGTAAATGTTAGAATCAAAGATTTTGCCAAATTTAGAGGTGCTCGAGATAATCAGCTATTTGGAATTGGTCTTGTTGTTGGTTTGAATGGTACGGGTGACAGTGGGACGTTGAATTCAACATTACTTGCAAACATGATTAAAAACTTTGGGATAAACGTTAATCCCAACGATTTGAAGACACGTAATGCTGCCCTTGTTATGGTAGTTGCAGATATTCCAGCTTTTTATAAACCGGGAATGAGATTGGATGTTGAGATAGCAAGTATAAACGATGCAAAGAGTCTTAGAAATGGAATATTGCTACAAACGCCTCTTTATGGAGCAGATGGAAATGTATACGCCGTAGCTCAGGGACCTATCTCTGTGGGTGGCGAAGACGCGAAAGGTAGCGTTAATTTACAAAAAAGGTTTCCCGTTGTCGGCTATATACCAAATGGAGCCATTATTGAACGTGAAATACCATTTACAATAGTTGATTCTAACTCAGTAACTATATTAATTAACCGACCGGATTTTACGGTGGCAGCCAGGACTGCTTTGGCGATAAACACCAAGTTTGGGACCAACATCGCTAAAGCAATAGATAGTTCAAGTGTCAAAGTTGCTATACCAAAAACCTTTCTGGAAGATGTAATTTCATTCTTAGCATTACTTGAGGAGATAGAAGTTCCAATGGATGTAGCTGCTCAGGTAGTTATAAATGAAAGAACAGGAACAGTTGTTTTCGGAGGAGATGTAATCATATCTGACTTTGTGTTGTCCTATGGCAACTTTGTTATCACTATTGTAAACGGAAAAATAGAGGATAAAAAAGCAACAATAGGCAATTTAATAACTGCTTTGAAATCTCTCGGTGCTACTCCTCAAGACATAATAGCAATCGTACAAGAACTTCATAAAGCTGGTGTGATATTTGCACAGCTGAAAATAATGTAAAAGCGGAGATGTGGAGACGGAAAACATGGACTTAAGAATTAATTCTCAACAGTCTTTTAAAATAAATAACAACATTACGAAAATCATAGATCCAAAGTCCGAAGAGTACCAAAAGCAGCTTCGAAAAGTCTCGGAAGAATTTGCCGCTTGGTACATATACGAGGTTTTCAAAAAGATGTACAACACCGTTCAAAAAAGTGGCTTAATCCAAGAAAGTTTTGGAGAACGCTGGTTTCGGGAAATGTTACTTCAACAATACGCCCTTAAATCAGCGAAAACGGACTTGAAAGATCTATCTGAGATGATTTACAAAGCGTTAGGTGGCAAATTGAATGTGGAAGATATCCATTCAGCAAAAAATTCAGTAAATAGAAATGAAAATCTTAAATTACTGAATCTTTTCATTCTTCAAAATCAAAAATCTGGAGAGTGAAGGTGCTGATAATAATACATAATCATCTATCACGTCTACTAAAATGTATTGACTTCCAATTCGAGTAAGCGCACTTTTCAAGAAGTGCGCTTTTGTTTTTATTGAAAAGGACAAGTTAATTTCTATCTCCATACTTCCCCTGTAAGCAATTGGACCGTGCTGGGATACAACAACTAACTCCCCACTCCTTGTATACAGCTGAACATCAGAGAATCTTCCCAAGATAAGTGATCTTCTAAGTAACCTTTGAAGTTGTAAGCTGTTAATTCTCAGCTTGGGTTCAAATGATCGACAAAGATTTCTGATTCGATCTGGACTTTCTTCAGCCAAATCACCACAAAACGTATAATAGTTCGCCGCTTCTATATGTAATTTGAGTACCGAACCATCAAAATATATTGTCAATTCTTCAGTTTGCTCAGTATCTAATGCTTTAATGATGTGCCTTGACGAAACATACGGTATGCGAAGTGAAAATTCCCTGAATTCCTCATCTTTGTTTTCCAACTTAGATTCTGACTTTAATCTTACATAAGAAACAATTCCCATATGATGAGAAATGAACTCAACACCGTCCTTCGTTATAAAAAAATTTGTGTAACTTCCCTCTTCAAGAAAGCAAGAAACAAAATCAAGTTCATTGATAAACTTTTTTCTGGATAATCTTAATAATCTTATATGCAAATCCGAGATTTTTGGAAAACAAATTTCTTTTCCTGCATAATTAACGCGGAGTCTTAAGATTTCGTTCTGACATTTGAAAGTTATCATATTATCTTGAAATAGTAAATTTACTTTTCCATTAAGCTCCAGCGAAAATTGCTTTACCACATCAAGTGGTATCTCAAAAGGTTGGAATGTTTTTGGGAAAAGATATGGAGCCAAATCAAAATATCCGTATAAACAACCATCTGAGGCTAATAAATACAATTTACCCTCATATGAAAAAAGAGATATCTTCCTGTTTGATTGTTCGAGTGTGCCACAAACTTTATCAGCCTTTTTTAGAATGTCTTTAAGTTTTCCAGAATCAATCTCAATAGTGAACATTCCCATCCTTGTCTACCTTTCACCTGGTAATTTTCCATTATTTCATTCCCATCATTTCAAAGAAATTAGGTACAGGTTCTATTCTAAGAGTATCATATTTTCCTTCACGCAATTTTTCCATCCCCGCTCTTGCTATCATTGCCGCATTATCAGAGCAATATTCAAACGGTGGTGTATAAAAATTAAACTCATTAGAATATTGCTGAATTTTTTCCCTTAACCTACTATTTGCGGCCACACCTCCTGCTATAACTATGTCTTTGATTTCATTATCTTTTGCCGCTTTAATTACCTTGTAGATCAGTACATCTATCATTGCCTCTTGTGCACTTGCTGCCAAGTCGGCAATTGGCAGATTTTCTGCGTTGTATCCTTCTTTCGCTAATCTTTTCACTTCATAAAGTACGGCAGTCTTAAGTCCAGAAAAGCTGAAATTGTAATCAGAGTCATACATCTTTGGTCTTGGAAAATTAAAAGAGCTGGGATCGCCATACTTTGAAATTTTGTCTATCTCTGGTCCTCCAGGATAACCAAGTCCAAGAATCCGTGCAATCTTGTCAAAAGCTTCTCCAACAGCATCATCAACACTTCTTCCTAAGATCTCAACTTCATTTTGAACAGATACTTTCAAAATCAACGTATGTCCGCCTGAAACCATTAGTACTATATATGGAGGGTTTAGGTTAGGATAGACAAAATAATTTGCATAAACATGACCTATGATATGATTAACACCAACAATTGGTTTATTAAACCTAAGGGCGAGCCCTTTTGCAAAAGATATACCAACAAGTAACGCACCAATCAAGCCTGGACCTTGTGTTACAGCTATACCATCTATCTTTGATAAATCCACCTCTGCTTCGTTCAGAAGTTGCAAGAAAAGAAGAGGGAGCTTCTTAAGATGCTCCCTTGCAGCTATTTCAGGTACAACACCACCAAATTTTTTATGAGTTTGTATTTGAGAATAAACGAGATTTGATAATACCTTATTATCTTCAACAAGAGCAATTGATGTTTCATCACAACTTGTTTCTATTCCAAGAACTAACATTTGATCACCTTTTTCAAAGTTTATCGATCTTAAGCAGACTGTTTCATATAGATTTTTGGTCTTTCCCTTTTAGTAACACACTCTTCTGTAACGATGACTTTTTCAACGGCTTTCAAATCTGGAATATCGAACATGATATCAATCATTACTTCTTCAAAAACGCTTTTCAAAGCTCTTGCACCAGTTCCTCTGCGTAAAGCTTCTTTCGCTATTGCGTATAACGCACCTTGATCAACCTCAAGAGTTACACCGTCTATCTCAAAGAGCTTTCTGTATTGTTTTAAGACAGCATTCTTTGGTTCCTTTAATATCTTCACA is a genomic window containing:
- a CDS encoding flagellar basal body P-ring protein FlgI — protein: MKKRMLVLASLILMFLLPSLSLSVNVRIKDFAKFRGARDNQLFGIGLVVGLNGTGDSGTLNSTLLANMIKNFGINVNPNDLKTRNAALVMVVADIPAFYKPGMRLDVEIASINDAKSLRNGILLQTPLYGADGNVYAVAQGPISVGGEDAKGSVNLQKRFPVVGYIPNGAIIEREIPFTIVDSNSVTILINRPDFTVAARTALAINTKFGTNIAKAIDSSSVKVAIPKTFLEDVISFLALLEEIEVPMDVAAQVVINERTGTVVFGGDVIISDFVLSYGNFVITIVNGKIEDKKATIGNLITALKSLGATPQDIIAIVQELHKAGVIFAQLKIM
- the tsaD gene encoding tRNA (adenosine(37)-N6)-threonylcarbamoyltransferase complex transferase subunit TsaD, which gives rise to MLVLGIETSCDETSIALVEDNKVLSNLVYSQIQTHKKFGGVVPEIAAREHLKKLPLLFLQLLNEAEVDLSKIDGIAVTQGPGLIGALLVGISFAKGLALRFNKPIVGVNHIIGHVYANYFVYPNLNPPYIVLMVSGGHTLILKVSVQNEVEILGRSVDDAVGEAFDKIARILGLGYPGGPEIDKISKYGDPSSFNFPRPKMYDSDYNFSFSGLKTAVLYEVKRLAKEGYNAENLPIADLAASAQEAMIDVLIYKVIKAAKDNEIKDIVIAGGVAANSRLREKIQQYSNEFNFYTPPFEYCSDNAAMIARAGMEKLREGKYDTLRIEPVPNFFEMMGMK
- a CDS encoding iron-only hydrogenase system regulator, translating into MGERYYTIDIIVTDRENAYSKVNELLHQYSEIIRLRVGYPVPDENIAIVFLIVKATNDIIGSFTGKLGNIKGVKVKSIAVN
- a CDS encoding rod-binding protein; the protein is MDLRINSQQSFKINNNITKIIDPKSEEYQKQLRKVSEEFAAWYIYEVFKKMYNTVQKSGLIQESFGERWFREMLLQQYALKSAKTDLKDLSEMIYKALGGKLNVEDIHSAKNSVNRNENLKLLNLFILQNQKSGE
- the flgA gene encoding flagellar basal body P-ring formation chaperone FlgA, which produces MQKKILTLSFFLFVNLLFAAFVTFKSEVSVFPGPVFMKDVIEETDIDTPTLEKIIVAYVSSNSKLSLNKKYLLNLLKRHVGIVDTKPDDLPIVIIASKQTVESSKSDSKYNIVTKDKVNSIVLLELYKNYPSDTQFNLKWQSGSIVEHDDYVISIQISNRASPFVRITLRRSGKVVGYLTFQYEAILLRKVAVAKRKIEKEEIIGVNDVEFTVINVYSIAKIPVLPEDLPALSDKIFQKGEILDGKYLKDVPIVVKGQILKAVSNVGGVTVSTLVQSLEHGYVGNVISVKNLDSGKILRGTVQEDGTIIVLEVK
- a CDS encoding flagellar basal body L-ring protein FlgH, with the translated sequence MTRNVLVFLFFVTFTILFSSSLYTTSSNNQFKNLLGEYKATRVGDAITIVVFESPRISTSSQVNSLTNAFINAINTGTKLVGLDLSKYLPANPSPNDKRDNKSQANAVVQLTAVVKQVDESGKMFVEGRKQIKVGNDLREIIVTGWVHPQAIKPGNIVNSTDLINAQIWENGKLVFQDDPQQSTWLGLLLSAIASFFK